Proteins co-encoded in one Polyangiaceae bacterium genomic window:
- a CDS encoding adenylate/guanylate cyclase domain-containing protein, translated as MSTETDQARLEAQLSDEVNRALARGSLYALALACLACLLLLLSYLHERDVFFLVPLLFTVLCAVASGAIHVVAKQRRMRGNLSYAVMLPFASLPTTFFLAAELLLPSGAATYVFGPMAHLYAFCVAVTGFLFNPRLTLLAGVLCGVQYELVFLGSVERLSTLSAPDPMLLRDLVGGFSAANRVVMLLFTAAVVAGIATIARRLVLRVLQEERDRARVTRLFGQYVSDEVRERILQSTAELRGEQKRVAVLFSDIRGFSSFSEHQPPAVVVERLNEYFDAMLVPIREHGGVVDKFIGDAIMAVFGGLLPTDNPAAAALAAARGMRESLAALNRRWAARDIAPFESGIGIHVGEVVQGPIGSAERKEFTVIGDTVNTASRVEGLTKELGCPILLSEAAVLELPEPQRAELTPRGDSAVKGKQERVTLYGLVDASRA; from the coding sequence ATGAGCACCGAGACCGATCAAGCACGCCTCGAAGCGCAGCTCTCCGACGAGGTGAACCGAGCCCTGGCTCGCGGAAGCCTCTATGCTCTGGCGCTCGCCTGCCTAGCCTGCCTGCTACTGCTGCTGAGCTACCTGCACGAGCGTGACGTCTTCTTTCTGGTGCCGCTGTTGTTCACTGTGCTGTGCGCAGTCGCATCGGGCGCGATTCACGTCGTCGCGAAGCAGCGTCGGATGCGAGGCAACCTCAGCTACGCAGTGATGCTCCCCTTCGCGTCCCTGCCGACGACGTTTTTTCTGGCCGCGGAGCTGCTGCTGCCCAGTGGCGCCGCCACCTACGTCTTCGGCCCCATGGCTCATCTCTACGCCTTCTGCGTGGCCGTCACCGGATTCCTGTTCAATCCGCGGCTGACCCTGCTTGCAGGCGTGCTGTGCGGCGTTCAGTACGAACTGGTCTTCTTGGGCAGTGTCGAGCGGCTGTCGACGTTGTCGGCACCAGATCCGATGCTGCTGCGCGACCTGGTGGGAGGTTTCTCCGCGGCCAACCGCGTGGTGATGCTGCTGTTCACGGCCGCTGTCGTGGCCGGCATCGCGACGATTGCGCGACGGCTCGTGCTGCGCGTGCTGCAAGAAGAGCGGGATCGCGCTCGCGTCACGCGTTTGTTCGGCCAGTACGTCAGCGACGAGGTTCGCGAACGTATCCTGCAAAGCACGGCGGAACTGCGCGGCGAACAGAAGCGCGTCGCGGTGCTGTTCTCCGATATTAGAGGCTTCTCGTCATTCAGCGAGCATCAGCCGCCTGCAGTCGTGGTCGAACGCCTGAACGAGTACTTCGACGCCATGCTGGTCCCGATTCGTGAGCATGGCGGCGTGGTCGACAAGTTCATCGGCGACGCGATCATGGCGGTCTTTGGCGGTCTCTTGCCGACTGACAATCCTGCCGCCGCGGCGCTGGCTGCTGCGCGCGGCATGCGCGAGTCTCTAGCAGCCCTCAATCGGCGCTGGGCCGCTCGTGACATCGCTCCCTTCGAGAGCGGCATCGGCATCCATGTGGGCGAGGTCGTGCAAGGCCCGATTGGGAGCGCGGAGCGCAAGGAGTTCACGGTCATCGGCGACACGGTCAACACGGCGTCGCGGGTCGAGGGGCTGACCAAGGAACTGGGCTGTCCGATCTTGCTGTCCGAGGCCGCAGTGCTCGAACTACCCGAGCCTCAGCGCGCTGAACTGACCCCTCGTGGCGACTCCGCGGTCAAAGGCAAACAAGAACGGGTGACGCTCTACGGATTGGTAGACGCTTCGCGCGCCTGA
- a CDS encoding rhodanese-like domain-containing protein codes for MLNDADDQHEQDAAGAAAAAAGIALKDDTPLPRVEQQDDVQHLHAEDVHALLQTDAALTLVDVRTPAERAICRLDGSILLDDESCDALLLRERDELLVFYCHHGIRSYAAARYFLRNGFRRVVNLTGGIEAWSLRVDAGVPRY; via the coding sequence ATGCTGAACGACGCCGACGACCAACACGAACAGGACGCCGCCGGGGCGGCGGCTGCAGCTGCAGGGATTGCGCTGAAGGACGACACGCCCCTGCCCCGCGTCGAGCAGCAAGACGACGTCCAGCACCTGCACGCGGAAGACGTGCACGCGCTACTGCAGACCGACGCGGCGTTGACGCTCGTCGACGTCCGAACGCCCGCAGAACGCGCCATCTGCCGACTAGACGGCTCGATCCTTCTCGATGACGAGAGCTGCGACGCTCTGCTGCTACGCGAGCGTGACGAACTCCTCGTCTTCTACTGTCATCACGGAATTCGCAGCTACGCCGCCGCACGCTACTTCCTTCGCAATGGCTTTCGGCGGGTGGTGAACCTGACGGGGGGCATCGAAGCGTGGTCGCTTCGTGTCGACGCGGGCGTGCCCAGGTATTGA
- a CDS encoding Spy/CpxP family protein refolding chaperone: protein MLRRSRGAVLALVLSLPVACNQNSGETTGASSATTPVTSAQAAPTVEAKAPNTKKTRGARGRRGGGGIAQALYNAALREIGLPEAKVAELEKLMPEPAGDAAGRDGAKGMHEAMIAGIEAGKLDIATFDEQNAAMEKKQAERKEGQQKLLNSLHAALDPAQRKAAAEAVQKRETERAERMAKRSDAAGKAGDDKAGDDKKPGVRRGAGAWARGGRGGIHGGALGFERMLGRLELDEAQQKKVDAIKAKIDAAQPSEADRKKQQEAAKKVHETVLAEFQKDSFDAAKLELAPARKAPDMKKHIGYANELLAVLTPEQRSKLVEAMKSGAGRRPMMGPGGRGMRRRPMGFGGPGSPGPAPADSPLDDELDDLDDMGLDGE from the coding sequence ATGCTTCGACGCTCTCGCGGGGCCGTGCTGGCCCTAGTGCTCTCCCTCCCGGTGGCATGCAACCAGAACTCGGGCGAAACGACGGGAGCGTCCAGTGCGACGACCCCCGTAACCTCGGCCCAAGCCGCCCCGACTGTGGAGGCCAAGGCGCCGAATACCAAGAAGACGCGCGGCGCACGCGGTCGTCGTGGCGGGGGCGGAATTGCTCAGGCCCTGTACAACGCTGCCTTGCGCGAAATTGGTTTGCCCGAAGCGAAGGTCGCCGAGTTGGAGAAACTGATGCCCGAACCAGCAGGGGATGCCGCGGGCAGGGACGGCGCAAAGGGGATGCACGAGGCGATGATCGCCGGCATCGAAGCGGGCAAGCTCGACATCGCCACGTTCGACGAGCAGAACGCAGCGATGGAGAAGAAGCAGGCCGAGCGCAAGGAAGGGCAGCAGAAGCTGCTCAACTCCCTGCATGCGGCGCTCGACCCCGCGCAGCGCAAAGCCGCCGCGGAGGCAGTGCAGAAGCGGGAGACCGAGCGAGCGGAGCGCATGGCCAAGCGCAGTGACGCCGCCGGCAAGGCCGGTGACGACAAAGCAGGCGACGACAAGAAGCCCGGTGTGCGTCGCGGTGCGGGGGCATGGGCGCGCGGTGGGCGCGGCGGCATCCACGGTGGTGCGTTGGGTTTCGAGCGCATGTTGGGCCGCCTGGAGCTGGATGAAGCGCAGCAGAAGAAAGTCGACGCCATCAAGGCGAAGATCGACGCGGCCCAACCCAGCGAAGCGGACAGGAAGAAGCAGCAAGAAGCTGCCAAGAAGGTCCATGAGACGGTGCTCGCGGAGTTCCAGAAGGACTCCTTCGACGCGGCGAAGCTCGAGCTAGCGCCCGCTCGCAAGGCGCCAGACATGAAGAAGCACATTGGCTATGCCAATGAGCTACTCGCCGTGCTCACGCCCGAGCAACGCAGCAAGCTGGTGGAAGCCATGAAGAGTGGCGCCGGGCGCCGACCGATGATGGGTCCTGGGGGTCGCGGCATGCGGCGACGTCCCATGGGTTTTGGTGGTCCGGGTAGCCCGGGGCCTGCCCCTGCCGACTCGCCTTTGGACGACGAGCTCGACGATCTCGACGACATGGGTCTCGACGGCGAGTGA